The Halorhabdus sp. BNX81 genome includes a region encoding these proteins:
- a CDS encoding methyl-accepting chemotaxis protein produces the protein MSNDPDIEANGDEPESGAIGRILATVVPDVIRKRFALKFALVLVIMGLILAGIGFTATGALADQVEDDTRAEYERLASQQASIVEQWIQRNAVTVDLASTNDGLGADKSDTGTLNRQLARPLFSEVSNGSHAIYLLSPDNGTEILAMQYTGDTIEEVNRGLLQSQTIPVAETTHPWLSNLQVGIEDYPQVRMTEVYDVSGEPVVGFIKRVEHNVANRYLYMEFRVGDLAKAIESQGLTEGDASTHFSQVVNVDNAVQADTRTNADGVESNILGTYGNEETIRRAMAAPADGQQRTSGVRIIENDPAVLDEPYAVGYASVDGEVIDPPWTIVTHAPTSDLFGFVQTISRWGQIVTILAAIMIGGVGAILGYSTASSVDRLRRKAEEIEEGNLDVPIHSTRIDSIGRLYDGFDNMRDALREQINEAEQARKEAEVSRAEAMEMNEYLQEKAEEYSQTMEQCAAGDLTARMEIDGENEAMDRIASEFNEMIDELEKTTGQLKSFADEVEDAGEIVLNSSDSVQEASEQVADSVQRISDDAYEQQERLQEISKEIDAISARLDEFAAEHPDIDFEDQLAQIDEVARTVAEVVDLAEETLEESESVAGAAEEQAAELNEVSQRADDLIRYAGPLHDVLDRFETQSEHEFYFPTGPRDGEGPGE, from the coding sequence ATGAGTAACGATCCAGACATCGAAGCAAACGGTGACGAACCGGAGAGTGGTGCGATAGGCCGCATCCTGGCGACGGTCGTTCCTGACGTCATCAGGAAGCGGTTCGCACTCAAATTTGCCCTGGTTCTCGTCATCATGGGCCTGATTCTTGCGGGAATCGGGTTCACGGCAACGGGGGCATTGGCTGATCAAGTCGAAGACGACACGCGGGCGGAGTACGAGCGTCTCGCCTCACAGCAGGCGTCGATCGTCGAGCAATGGATTCAACGCAACGCTGTGACAGTCGATCTCGCCTCGACCAACGACGGATTGGGGGCTGATAAGTCCGATACCGGGACGCTCAATCGACAGCTGGCCCGGCCGTTGTTCTCGGAGGTGTCCAACGGGTCACACGCGATCTACCTCCTCTCGCCGGACAACGGCACCGAGATCCTCGCCATGCAGTATACGGGTGACACCATCGAGGAAGTCAACCGGGGACTGCTCCAGTCACAGACCATCCCGGTCGCGGAGACAACCCATCCATGGCTGAGTAATCTTCAGGTGGGTATCGAGGACTATCCGCAGGTCCGGATGACCGAAGTGTATGATGTCTCGGGGGAGCCGGTCGTCGGCTTCATCAAACGCGTCGAACACAACGTCGCCAACCGATACCTCTACATGGAGTTCCGCGTTGGGGACCTGGCCAAGGCGATCGAGAGCCAGGGGCTGACCGAAGGCGACGCCAGCACCCACTTCTCGCAGGTAGTCAACGTCGACAATGCCGTGCAAGCTGACACCCGCACCAATGCGGACGGTGTGGAGTCGAACATTCTCGGGACCTACGGCAACGAGGAGACGATCCGGCGAGCGATGGCTGCACCCGCCGACGGCCAGCAGCGAACCAGTGGCGTCCGGATCATCGAGAACGATCCGGCCGTGCTGGATGAACCGTACGCTGTCGGGTACGCTTCCGTCGACGGTGAGGTGATCGACCCGCCGTGGACGATCGTCACACACGCCCCGACCAGCGATCTGTTCGGGTTCGTCCAGACCATCTCCCGGTGGGGTCAGATCGTCACTATCCTGGCAGCGATCATGATCGGTGGCGTTGGGGCGATCCTCGGCTACTCGACGGCGAGTTCCGTCGATCGCCTCCGGCGGAAGGCCGAGGAGATCGAGGAGGGGAACCTCGACGTCCCGATCCACTCGACGCGGATCGACTCGATCGGCCGGCTGTACGATGGCTTCGACAACATGCGGGATGCGCTCCGCGAGCAGATCAACGAGGCCGAACAGGCCCGCAAGGAGGCCGAGGTCTCCCGTGCCGAGGCCATGGAGATGAACGAGTATCTCCAGGAGAAAGCCGAGGAGTACAGCCAGACCATGGAACAGTGTGCGGCCGGCGACCTCACCGCTCGGATGGAGATCGACGGGGAGAACGAGGCGATGGACCGGATCGCCAGCGAGTTCAACGAGATGATCGACGAACTCGAAAAGACCACGGGCCAGCTCAAGAGCTTCGCCGATGAGGTCGAAGACGCCGGTGAGATCGTCCTCAACTCCTCGGACAGCGTCCAGGAAGCCTCAGAGCAAGTGGCCGACTCGGTCCAGCGGATCTCCGACGACGCCTACGAACAGCAGGAACGGCTCCAGGAGATCTCCAAGGAGATCGACGCTATCTCCGCGCGGCTGGACGAGTTCGCCGCCGAACACCCGGACATCGACTTCGAAGACCAACTTGCCCAGATCGACGAAGTCGCTCGGACGGTGGCCGAGGTCGTCGATCTCGCGGAAGAGACTCTCGAGGAGTCCGAGAGCGTCGCGGGTGCGGCCGAGGAACAGGCCGCGGAACTCAACGAGGTCTCACAGCGGGCCGATGACCTCATCCGCTACGCCGGGCCGCTGCACGACGTGCTCGATCGCTTCGAAACCCAGTCCGAACACGAGTTCTACTTCCCGACCGGTCCACGTGACGGGGAAGGTCCAGGGGAGTAA
- the xylB gene encoding xylulokinase, giving the protein MSLLMGLDLGTSGVKVLVTDAEGEVVATATEEYPLHHPEVGWAEQDPADWWDATIDAISGVLAEPAVDPEDVEALGLTGQMHGSVFLDDEGEVLRPAILWNDTRTSAQCDEIEERVGEDRIIELASNPPFEGFTAPKILWVQEHEPEVYDQTETILLPKDYIRYKLTEAFATDVSDASGTLLLDVGERDWSPEILDELDISRDLLPEVYESPEVTGAITDAVAERTGLPAGTPVVAGAGDNAAGAVGSGVVGDGDVWGSIGTSGVIFVATDDERTDPEGRVHTFCHAVPDTWHVMGVMLSAGGAFSWFSETLGGPEEVVADQLGKDTFEVLTDEAATVDPGSEGLIFLPYLNGERTPHRDADARGAFFGLSTRHDKSHIVRSVLEGVTYGLRDSFRIVRDDLGVDTGQLKAAGGGAKSPLWKQIQADIFDAEILTPNVDEGPAYGSALLAGVGADVYDSVADATEQAVDIVDSVEPIDQHTRVYDEYYEIYESLYPALEDCFAANSAAIESAQDILDEA; this is encoded by the coding sequence ATGAGCCTTTTGATGGGACTCGATCTGGGGACGTCCGGCGTGAAGGTACTCGTCACCGATGCCGAGGGCGAGGTCGTCGCGACGGCGACCGAGGAGTACCCGCTCCATCACCCCGAAGTGGGATGGGCCGAGCAGGACCCCGCCGACTGGTGGGACGCAACGATCGACGCGATCAGCGGGGTCCTGGCCGAGCCGGCCGTCGATCCGGAAGACGTCGAGGCACTGGGACTCACCGGCCAGATGCACGGCTCGGTATTTCTCGACGACGAGGGTGAGGTCCTGCGCCCGGCGATCCTCTGGAACGACACGCGAACGTCGGCTCAGTGTGACGAGATCGAGGAGCGCGTCGGCGAGGATCGGATCATCGAACTCGCCTCGAACCCGCCGTTCGAGGGCTTCACTGCGCCGAAGATTCTCTGGGTGCAGGAGCACGAACCCGAGGTCTACGACCAGACCGAGACGATCCTGCTGCCGAAAGACTACATCCGGTACAAACTGACCGAGGCGTTCGCGACGGACGTCAGCGACGCCTCCGGGACGCTGCTGCTCGACGTCGGCGAGCGCGACTGGTCGCCCGAGATCCTCGACGAACTGGATATCTCGCGGGACCTCCTCCCCGAGGTCTACGAGTCGCCGGAAGTCACTGGCGCAATCACGGACGCCGTTGCCGAGCGGACGGGGCTGCCGGCTGGAACCCCTGTCGTTGCGGGAGCCGGCGACAACGCGGCCGGTGCCGTCGGCTCGGGCGTCGTCGGGGACGGCGACGTCTGGGGTTCGATCGGCACCTCGGGGGTCATCTTCGTCGCGACCGATGACGAGCGGACCGATCCCGAGGGACGGGTGCATACGTTCTGTCATGCCGTCCCCGACACGTGGCACGTCATGGGTGTGATGCTCTCGGCCGGCGGTGCGTTCAGCTGGTTCTCGGAGACGCTCGGCGGGCCCGAGGAGGTCGTCGCCGACCAACTCGGCAAAGATACCTTCGAGGTGCTGACCGACGAAGCCGCGACTGTCGATCCTGGTTCGGAAGGGCTCATCTTCCTGCCGTACCTCAACGGCGAGCGGACGCCACACCGCGACGCCGACGCCCGCGGTGCCTTCTTCGGGCTTTCGACCCGCCACGACAAATCCCACATTGTCCGGTCGGTGCTCGAGGGCGTCACCTACGGCCTGCGAGACTCCTTCCGGATCGTCCGTGACGACCTCGGTGTCGACACCGGGCAGCTGAAGGCGGCCGGCGGCGGCGCGAAGAGCCCGCTGTGGAAGCAGATCCAGGCTGACATCTTCGACGCGGAGATCCTGACGCCGAACGTCGACGAGGGGCCGGCCTACGGGTCGGCACTGCTGGCCGGCGTCGGCGCTGACGTCTACGACAGCGTCGCGGACGCAACCGAACAGGCGGTCGACATCGTCGACAGCGTCGAACCGATCGATCAGCACACTCGCGTCTACGACGAGTACTACGAGATCTACGAGTCGCTGTACCCCGCGCTGGAAGACTGCTTCGCAGCCAACAGCGCCGCGATCGAGTCCGCCCAGGATATCCTCGACGAAGCGTAA
- the xylA gene encoding xylose isomerase, which produces MSEYFPEIDEITYEGPGSEDPLSFSYYEPDREIGEKTMAEHLRFSVAYWHTLTEDGSDPFGTGTMQRPWDDIDDPMEKAHARVDAAFEFFEKLGVPYFCFHDRDIAPKGEDLAESNQNLDEIVDHVEEKMDETGVELLWGTSQLFMEEKFMHGAATSPNPDVFAHAAGQVKKAMEVTERLGGENFVFWGGREGYKTLLNSDMGRELDNMGRFFRMAADYADDIGFDGQLLIEPKPKEPTKHQYDFDAANVMAFLREHGLEDRFSLNLEANHATLAGHTFRHELQYARINDALGSVDANQGDKLIGWDTDEFPTDVYMTTLAMYEILENDGLAPGGLNFDAKVRRESFEPVDLFYGHVVGMDTFARGLEVAHELREDGVFEEVIDDRYGYDEGIGAEIAAESTDFEALADYALDNDGIELESGRQEKLKSVLNRYILES; this is translated from the coding sequence ATGAGCGAATACTTCCCAGAAATCGACGAGATTACGTACGAGGGACCGGGCTCGGAAGACCCGCTTTCCTTTAGCTATTATGAACCGGATCGAGAAATCGGCGAAAAAACGATGGCGGAGCACCTGCGATTCTCGGTGGCCTACTGGCACACCCTCACCGAGGACGGGTCCGACCCGTTCGGCACGGGGACGATGCAGCGGCCGTGGGACGATATCGACGATCCCATGGAGAAGGCCCACGCCCGGGTCGACGCCGCCTTCGAGTTCTTCGAGAAACTCGGCGTCCCGTACTTCTGTTTCCACGATCGAGACATCGCCCCCAAGGGCGAGGATCTGGCCGAGTCCAACCAAAATCTCGACGAGATCGTCGATCACGTCGAGGAGAAGATGGACGAGACGGGGGTCGAGCTGCTGTGGGGCACCTCCCAGCTGTTCATGGAGGAGAAGTTCATGCACGGCGCGGCGACCTCACCGAACCCCGATGTCTTCGCCCACGCGGCCGGGCAGGTCAAGAAAGCGATGGAAGTCACCGAGCGCCTCGGCGGCGAGAACTTCGTCTTCTGGGGCGGCCGGGAGGGCTACAAGACGCTGCTGAACAGCGACATGGGCCGGGAACTGGACAACATGGGCCGGTTCTTCCGGATGGCGGCCGACTACGCCGACGACATCGGCTTCGACGGCCAGTTGCTCATCGAGCCCAAACCCAAGGAACCCACGAAACACCAGTACGACTTCGACGCCGCGAACGTCATGGCGTTCCTGCGTGAGCACGGCCTGGAGGACCGCTTCAGCCTCAATCTGGAAGCCAACCACGCGACCCTCGCCGGCCACACCTTCCGGCACGAACTCCAGTACGCCCGGATCAACGACGCGCTGGGCAGCGTCGACGCCAACCAGGGCGACAAACTCATCGGCTGGGACACCGACGAGTTCCCGACCGACGTCTACATGACGACCCTGGCGATGTACGAGATTCTGGAGAACGACGGGCTCGCGCCAGGCGGCCTCAACTTCGACGCGAAGGTCCGACGCGAATCCTTCGAGCCGGTCGACCTCTTCTATGGCCACGTCGTCGGCATGGACACCTTCGCCCGCGGGCTCGAAGTCGCCCACGAACTCCGCGAGGACGGCGTCTTCGAGGAGGTCATCGACGACCGGTACGGCTACGACGAAGGAATCGGTGCCGAGATCGCCGCCGAGTCGACGGACTTCGAAGCGCTCGCCGACTACGCGCTGGACAACGACGGTATCGAACTGGAGTCGGGTCGTCAGGAGAAACTCAAGTCGGTCCTCAACCGCTACATCCTCGAATCCTGA
- a CDS encoding universal stress protein — MERALVVVDDTEASDELLRKAGEIAEGVGAKLYLFGTLDPEEFDEARETLDTIGEVENTSYTDSDILKTVHNSLNETIEAVFDGTEFEYETVGAVAGEGDRASKVIEAAEKFECEHIFLSGRKRSPTGKALFGDTVQSVLLDFDGEVTVNLQ; from the coding sequence ATGGAACGAGCACTTGTCGTCGTCGACGACACTGAAGCGAGTGACGAGTTACTCCGGAAAGCGGGCGAGATCGCGGAAGGGGTCGGTGCGAAACTGTACCTCTTTGGGACGCTTGACCCCGAGGAGTTCGACGAGGCCCGGGAAACCCTCGATACGATCGGCGAGGTCGAGAACACGTCCTACACCGATTCGGACATCCTGAAAACAGTTCACAACTCGCTGAACGAAACCATCGAGGCGGTCTTCGATGGGACCGAGTTTGAATACGAGACCGTCGGGGCGGTCGCCGGCGAAGGCGACCGCGCCTCGAAAGTCATCGAGGCCGCCGAGAAGTTCGAATGTGAGCACATCTTCCTGTCGGGCCGAAAGCGCTCGCCGACCGGGAAGGCGCTGTTCGGTGATACGGTCCAGTCCGTGCTGCTCGACTTCGACGGCGAAGTCACCGTCAACCTCCAGTAA
- a CDS encoding serine hydrolase domain-containing protein: MRTPSRRSLLASLGAAASGLAGCTSEDPTPTTTETNTRASTETSTGTRSRTPRATGSTTEPPTKTTESADDFPMTGRPGGVEAFDDVLPGFLEQWGIPGATVAVMDGERLVFTRGYGTVGPDSDDAVHPDALFRLGSLSKPITAVSVLDLVEKGELSLDDRAVEILAELVPEDGPVDPRVEAITVRQLLTHTAGWSTEPVGFDPVFAPIQVAKAQETEPPASAETTVEFMLSQELGADPGTTFEYSNVGYCILGRIIEAVTGKQYERHVRGAILSSLGAGDMAIGATRKENLREGQVRYRSHGTTESPFSGEGTVPRPYGAGVLNEALDANGGWVGSAPDLLRFVRGIDGLEGVPDVLSAETKATMLARPDVSRWAGASQYYGQGWYVTPGEGGPLLWHNGSLPGSYAFLAHDRGSGRTLVGLFNGRSPDSLFGQFNVAAQRTLLGAAGAVESWPDRDHFTADS; the protein is encoded by the coding sequence ATGCGTACGCCCTCCAGACGGTCGTTGCTCGCGAGTCTCGGTGCGGCCGCCAGTGGACTCGCCGGCTGTACGAGCGAGGATCCCACGCCAACCACGACCGAAACGAACACCCGAGCGTCAACCGAAACGAGCACCGGGACGCGGAGTCGGACACCGCGGGCGACGGGATCGACCACGGAGCCGCCGACCAAGACGACCGAATCGGCGGACGACTTCCCGATGACTGGCCGGCCGGGTGGCGTCGAGGCCTTCGACGACGTGCTTCCGGGCTTTCTGGAACAGTGGGGGATTCCAGGGGCGACAGTGGCGGTGATGGACGGGGAGCGACTCGTGTTTACCCGCGGATACGGGACGGTCGGTCCTGACAGCGACGACGCGGTCCATCCGGACGCCCTGTTCCGTCTCGGAAGCCTCTCGAAGCCGATCACTGCCGTGTCCGTGCTTGATCTCGTCGAGAAGGGAGAGCTATCACTCGACGATCGGGCCGTCGAGATTCTCGCTGAACTGGTCCCCGAAGACGGACCGGTGGACCCACGCGTCGAAGCGATCACGGTCCGACAGCTGCTGACACACACGGCCGGTTGGAGCACGGAGCCCGTCGGCTTCGATCCGGTCTTCGCACCGATCCAGGTGGCCAAAGCCCAAGAGACCGAACCACCAGCCAGCGCCGAGACGACGGTCGAGTTCATGCTGAGTCAGGAACTCGGCGCGGACCCCGGGACGACCTTCGAGTACTCGAACGTCGGGTATTGCATCCTGGGCCGAATCATCGAAGCCGTGACGGGGAAGCAGTACGAGCGCCACGTGCGTGGGGCGATCCTCTCCTCGCTCGGTGCGGGCGACATGGCGATCGGCGCGACCCGGAAGGAGAATCTGCGGGAAGGGCAAGTCCGCTACCGGAGTCACGGCACGACCGAGTCCCCGTTTTCGGGCGAGGGGACCGTTCCGCGTCCGTATGGCGCTGGTGTGTTGAACGAGGCCCTGGACGCAAACGGCGGATGGGTCGGTTCCGCCCCTGACCTCCTGCGGTTCGTCCGCGGTATCGACGGACTGGAGGGTGTGCCGGACGTGCTGAGCGCCGAGACGAAAGCGACGATGCTCGCCCGGCCGGACGTAAGTCGCTGGGCGGGAGCCAGCCAGTACTACGGCCAGGGATGGTATGTCACTCCAGGAGAAGGCGGGCCGCTCCTCTGGCACAACGGGTCCCTCCCCGGCAGTTACGCGTTCCTGGCTCACGACCGAGGGTCGGGTCGGACGCTCGTCGGCTTGTTCAACGGCCGATCGCCGGACTCACTCTTCGGGCAGTTCAACGTCGCCGCCCAGCGAACGCTG